In the Gemmatimonadota bacterium genome, one interval contains:
- a CDS encoding transcriptional regulator, translated as MKKAPSNTSDSLAQLDKLLEHRSRLGACVLLADTDAMTFTSLKQLLKETDGNMGAHLRKLEDMGYVDIDKRFENRKPVTWYSLTEKGRESLTTHLKALQTVIRNAGID; from the coding sequence ATGAAAAAAGCACCGTCTAACACCTCCGATAGCCTTGCCCAACTGGACAAACTGCTGGAACACCGGTCTCGGCTCGGCGCCTGTGTACTCCTCGCCGACACCGACGCCATGACTTTTACCAGCTTGAAACAATTGCTAAAAGAAACCGACGGCAACATGGGCGCGCACCTGCGAAAACTGGAAGACATGGGCTATGTCGATATTGACAAGCGATTCGAAAACCGAAAACCAGTCACCTGGTACAGCCTCACGGAAAAAGGCCGCGAGTCTTTAACCACACACTTAAAAGCCCTGCAAACAGTAATCCGCAATGCCGGTATCGACTGA
- a CDS encoding TonB-dependent receptor — protein sequence MKHLPTYKTQWAKVLLLLSFAMPALAQNHAFIQGQVIDETDRPVAYVNVQITGTIDGAITDRDGRFAFSTQHRGKCKLHASFIGYEPAQQTLHLTPGDTTTVRLILRLVLIQLDETTVTASTYTTGEDETVTLSPLDVVTTPGASADIFRAFKTFPGVATVDDGAGLFVRGGDVSETVILLGQATVVHPYKYESPTGGVFGTISPFMVQGTVFSTGGFPARYGNALSAVLSMETQNMPAQKSYTLNLGLAAGSLGLNLPLVSDKLGVRFTGNLSFTDLLFRVNHHSSAFTTTPRGHDGNLNLIYQYSPTGRLKFFSFNASDRLGVRVTEPSFDGIYKGSTNSALHNLEWTDIFAHWIIETSASLNHHTARKQLGNLDFSPRDLTLKLRTDIERALTASAFLRLGGEIEHTDNRLIGSIPQGDIFDPQAEIFELDTSYGARRVGTYFEIDFEPARRIAVNLGTRADHHNLGDQFAIDPRISARYQITNHTDARLAWGIYHQFPDPSKYNATSGNPNIGPQRAQHRIIGLHHERDQFMVRLEAYHKPYRNLVLDHPDLNLSNDGKGSASGLDLFLKRGDFLSTRFSGWMAYSLLKSRRLQVRHIGSEMHYEEAPSPYDTTHNLTLVAKMRLIDDLSGGLTVKYATGRPITPIVGAIPVAGQGYYLPIEGPVGSERLPSFRQVDGQLSYLLPFGANHQIIFYLAINNLLNRANVLDYDYSIDYSQRQPRTTTFRRSIYFGATVTLNP from the coding sequence ATGAAACATCTCCCCACATACAAAACGCAATGGGCAAAGGTCCTCCTCCTTCTGTCTTTCGCTATGCCCGCCCTTGCACAGAATCACGCCTTTATTCAGGGTCAGGTAATCGACGAAACAGATCGCCCAGTAGCCTATGTCAACGTGCAAATCACGGGCACAATTGACGGCGCAATCACCGATCGCGACGGCCGCTTTGCCTTCTCCACACAGCACAGGGGCAAATGCAAATTGCACGCATCCTTCATCGGCTATGAACCCGCTCAGCAGACCCTGCATCTAACGCCCGGCGATACCACAACTGTTCGCCTCATCCTGCGCCTCGTCCTCATCCAACTCGACGAGACCACTGTCACGGCAAGCACCTACACCACTGGGGAAGACGAAACCGTAACCCTCTCTCCCCTGGATGTCGTAACAACACCCGGCGCTTCCGCCGATATATTCCGCGCATTCAAAACCTTCCCCGGCGTCGCGACCGTCGATGACGGCGCCGGCCTCTTTGTGCGCGGAGGCGACGTGAGCGAAACCGTCATATTGCTCGGACAAGCCACAGTCGTGCATCCCTACAAATACGAATCGCCCACCGGCGGCGTCTTCGGCACCATCTCTCCCTTTATGGTACAGGGCACCGTCTTCTCCACAGGCGGATTTCCCGCGCGCTATGGCAACGCACTCTCCGCCGTCCTGTCCATGGAAACCCAGAACATGCCCGCGCAGAAAAGCTACACGCTCAACCTGGGCCTCGCCGCTGGCTCTCTCGGCCTCAACCTGCCCCTTGTCTCCGACAAATTGGGCGTACGCTTCACCGGCAACCTCAGCTTTACCGATCTTCTGTTTCGCGTCAACCACCACAGCAGCGCATTCACCACCACGCCACGCGGACACGATGGCAACCTCAATCTGATCTACCAGTACTCGCCGACCGGACGCCTCAAATTCTTCAGCTTCAACGCGAGCGACCGCCTCGGCGTACGCGTCACAGAACCCTCCTTTGACGGCATTTACAAAGGCAGCACCAACAGCGCGTTGCACAACCTCGAGTGGACAGACATATTTGCCCATTGGATCATAGAGACCAGCGCCTCGCTCAACCACCACACGGCGCGAAAACAACTGGGCAATCTGGACTTCTCGCCCCGCGACCTGACCCTCAAACTCCGCACAGACATAGAACGCGCCCTCACCGCATCCGCATTCTTGCGCCTCGGTGGCGAAATCGAACACACGGACAACCGACTCATCGGCAGCATACCTCAAGGCGACATATTCGATCCCCAGGCAGAGATCTTCGAACTCGATACATCCTACGGTGCCCGGCGTGTGGGTACCTACTTTGAAATCGACTTTGAACCTGCCCGCCGCATCGCGGTCAATCTCGGCACACGCGCCGACCATCACAATCTCGGCGACCAGTTTGCCATAGACCCGCGCATATCTGCGCGCTACCAGATCACCAACCACACAGACGCACGCCTCGCCTGGGGCATCTACCACCAATTCCCCGACCCATCCAAATACAACGCCACCAGCGGCAATCCCAATATAGGACCTCAACGCGCACAACACAGAATCATAGGCCTGCACCACGAAAGAGACCAATTCATGGTGCGGCTGGAGGCATACCACAAACCCTACCGCAACCTCGTACTGGATCATCCCGACCTGAACCTCTCCAACGATGGCAAAGGCAGCGCCTCTGGCTTAGACCTCTTCCTCAAACGCGGAGATTTTCTCAGCACACGCTTCAGCGGTTGGATGGCCTACAGCCTCCTGAAATCGCGCCGCTTGCAGGTGCGCCACATCGGATCAGAGATGCACTACGAAGAAGCCCCATCGCCTTATGACACCACGCACAACCTGACACTCGTCGCAAAAATGCGGCTCATAGACGACCTCAGCGGCGGCCTGACCGTGAAGTATGCCACGGGTCGTCCCATCACCCCAATCGTGGGCGCAATTCCCGTAGCAGGCCAGGGCTACTACCTGCCCATCGAAGGACCCGTCGGCTCAGAACGGCTACCGTCCTTTCGGCAAGTAGATGGACAACTGAGCTATTTACTGCCCTTTGGCGCGAATCACCAGATCATCTTCTATCTGGCAATCAACAATTTGCTCAACCGCGCCAATGTGCTCGACTACGACTACTCTATAGACTACAGCCAACGCCAGCCCCGCACCACCACCTTTCGCCGATCCATTTACTTCGGTGCAACCGTCACTTTGAACCCATAG
- a CDS encoding BNR-4 repeat-containing protein, with translation MNTRHLISTQGSDRGTGYNMSGKLIRRDGKLFIGWLDAPPEEGTQARIMIGVCDEVSGEMHRAFQIGEGIDNHCGPALILDGNGRLHALVGAHHGPFFYRWSDNPEDPNTWSEPEALGTLGTYPSFAVDQHGTLHLSHRESGDRWAMWYRRKKATQNWEPPRAIAVSPVAGYNHFMQSLTTGPDGTLHLIFQFHFAESGHAADCRGRAAVHVYSEDGGDTWFNESARFEDPLTMETMRAICHDPQGGDGQHSVRVGNHVVDANNQPWFFCSYPGYQSGVLWHRSDAGWEPVDLSPVLDGLNMEGGRATSLSRDHKGRLHFAFATHPHKKRCEWFSPELELFHAILDEKGGLVSLDQLTETDNAAANWLPALEQWDWMRPHQKFDNGHWMMYTRGLNAGGIGGDNKSALKTEIYLTR, from the coding sequence TTGAACACACGACACCTGATTTCAACGCAGGGATCGGACCGCGGAACGGGATATAACATGAGCGGGAAACTGATTCGGCGCGATGGCAAATTATTTATCGGATGGTTGGATGCCCCGCCAGAAGAAGGCACACAGGCGAGGATCATGATAGGCGTATGTGACGAAGTATCTGGCGAGATGCATCGGGCATTTCAAATTGGCGAAGGCATTGACAACCACTGTGGGCCCGCCCTGATACTGGACGGCAACGGGCGATTGCACGCCCTCGTCGGAGCACATCACGGACCATTTTTTTATCGATGGTCAGACAACCCGGAAGATCCGAATACCTGGAGTGAGCCAGAGGCATTGGGCACATTGGGCACATATCCCAGTTTTGCAGTAGATCAGCACGGAACACTTCACCTATCGCATCGCGAGAGCGGGGACAGATGGGCTATGTGGTACCGGCGAAAGAAAGCAACCCAGAACTGGGAACCACCGCGCGCAATAGCCGTCAGCCCGGTCGCGGGATACAACCATTTCATGCAATCTCTGACCACGGGACCAGACGGAACCCTGCATCTAATATTTCAATTTCACTTTGCGGAATCTGGACATGCAGCAGACTGCCGGGGACGCGCAGCGGTACATGTGTATTCAGAAGATGGCGGCGATACGTGGTTTAACGAAAGCGCGCGCTTTGAAGACCCATTAACAATGGAAACCATGCGAGCCATTTGTCACGATCCGCAAGGCGGAGATGGTCAGCACAGCGTGCGCGTGGGCAATCACGTCGTAGATGCAAACAATCAACCGTGGTTCTTCTGTTCATATCCCGGGTATCAAAGCGGCGTATTGTGGCATCGCAGCGACGCGGGATGGGAGCCTGTGGATCTATCCCCAGTCCTCGATGGCTTAAACATGGAAGGCGGACGCGCGACATCGCTATCCCGAGATCACAAAGGCAGATTGCACTTTGCATTTGCAACACACCCGCACAAAAAGCGGTGTGAATGGTTCAGCCCCGAACTGGAATTATTCCATGCAATACTCGACGAAAAAGGCGGGTTGGTCTCCTTAGACCAACTCACGGAAACCGACAACGCGGCAGCGAACTGGTTGCCTGCACTGGAGCAATGGGACTGGATGCGCCCCCATCAAAAGTTCGATAATGGTCACTGGATGATGTACACGCGCGGCTTAAATGCCGGTGGCATTGGCGGCGACAACAAAAGCGCGTTGAAGACAGAAATTTATTTAACTCGATAA